The genome window CAAGCATTTCTGAAGATTCTTCTGTCTTACTTCTGAAAGCTTCCATATAAACTGGGAAAAGAGGCACCTGTCAGAAGAAACCTGCCAGACACTCTGGGGTTAGCTTTTCTAGCTCCAGTGTAGAGGACAAACAAAAGAAACCTCCCTATTTCCCTGCTGGGGGCTGTTTTAGATGAGGGGAACTCGGCACTCAACTGAGAACATTTTTACCTTCGTTCGAAATCTTTTGCTTCTCACTGTCTACAAGGGAATTTGAATTTTATGCAATTCTTAACAGTTTTGGTCTTCTATAATTTGTTCCCAGCACTTCTTTGCATATCGTTTCCCCTCTATTCCCCAAATGAACCACCTGCTCCAACACAGTCATAGTGTCCTTCACATATCCTGGGCACTAGCCTATTTCTTCCCCTGGTATAACTTCTTTCCAGCAGCATCTGCCCAAATTTTACCCACCAGGGTATTATCAAACCCAAATGCCACCTGTTCATGAAATGATCACTgactacaattttttttaaagtcctggccaaaatatatataaattatatgtttttTGATATCCTCTTATGTTGCTTAATACAAGGCCTTGTACAAAGTAAccactaataaatatttgttgacgaaaaaactggtttaattcacagagaacaacaaaaaagaaaaaacagtagaGTTATAGGAagcttttctgcttctctgtgtaGTCTAGATTTTTACTATTACCACAACAGGTAAAAAGAGTGAATTGCAATATTCTAGATATAAAATGGGGCCAAAAAACAACTTCTGAGACATTTTTTAGGGTTTTGGAACTGAAGGTAATAAAGTTTGATTACTCTAAAAATGTCTTATGAGAGCTAGAGgctctgaatcaggaagaagggaggaaaggcCAGAAAGGAGCCTGTGAACCTGGCTGCCAGCTGGCCACCCCTGTTGGCCCTCACCTTCAGTCCCGTGTAGAGGTCCCGGTGCAGCCGCTCCATGATGAGCAGCACGGCGATGCTGGAGCCACCGCCGTAGCTGTAGTCGATGACGGAGCCGTGCAGATCCACCAAGCGCTCGTGCTTTGGCAGAGACCTGGTGAGGAGCGGAGAGGCCTGGGCTAGAGCACTTAGGTAATACCCTCGAGTAGCACGTCACCACGGGGGACCATGCTTAGTCCAGGCCCAGAGTAATGGCCCTCAGGATAGAGAGGGCAAAGAGAATGGCCTTTCTAACAAGGACAGAGAATTATAGAATCTGAAAGGGGACAGGCCTTGAGGACTAAGGAAGAAAGGCAAATATAAGGATGTGTCTATGAATTAGGATCGGGGGAAAGGGCAGGGAAAGGAGTAAAGGCCTTGAAGAGAGCACATTCTGGACCTGACACCGAAATGCTGGCCTACAACATTGTGAGACATGGAATGGAGAGACAGGGCACACTGTATCTCTTGGTGCAACATCTATACGAGGTCTCTAGGTTCTTCTCTAGAAGAACTGTTCCCCACAAAGCTGACTGAGACCAGAACTTACCTCATGTAGTGGAACTCCAAAGCTAGGTCATTCCAGTGCTTCTCATCTGGAGGGACAACCGACTTGAGGGCACAAGGGAAGTGGCCCCCCCAGTTGTCACACAGGTACACCACGCCGTACTGGCCCCGGCCCAGCTCCTGCCCCAGTTTAGGTTTACCTGTAAGGGACAGAGATAAGGCAGGAAGGATGTGAACTTGCTAGGCAACTGACTCTTAAGATTCTCAGACACAGACCTGCTTAGAAGCAGGAAGTCATAACTATGCCAGGGGAAGAAATGTGGATGTTTTGTAAACCAGTAGTAACCTAACTgctttaatttaaataaactgCGGTTGTGTTATCTGAACTATATAAACAGCAGGACCAAGCAGACTTCATCAGAAACTCAAAAATAGTAGATGTTTAGACACCTCTGCAAGCTTTAGACAGTGGGATTCTTCGAGGTTGGGCCTGAGGATGTTAGGTATTCAGAAGCCTCCTCCCATTTCCTAGGGAAAAAGTAAGGACTCACGATGCAGTAAGACATCCTGTAAAGAACGGCTTTCCAGCGAAAGGCGTGCCAGGCGGGGAGCATGATCTTTCCGAACCTTCAGCCATAGATCTTCGGTTTTCTCCAACCGGCCTGAGTGGCCAGCTTCCAGCTgggacagaaaaagaagaaagaaatatggCTTATCAGGTCCCCAGCTTTGGCTTCCTTGCCTATTATAGGGATAACAATATCTACCTCATGAGGGTAACTGTGAGAATTAAGTAAGATGCATGTAACGCAACTCAGGGGTTGGCAGGTAGTGAGCACTCATTAAGTAATAATATTTTCCTCCTGGATGTATAATCACATCTACCCACCCTCCCCTCCACAAACATGTACACATATGCACCTGCACACACCCACAAACATCCTAAAGGTGCAAGCAAATGCCACATAATTGCAAACTACTATGAAAgctgggggcttcctgggtgactcagacaataaagaatctgcctgtggtgcaggagacctgggtttgacccctgagttgggaagatcctctgaaggagggcatggcaacccactccagtattcttgcctggagaatccccacggagcctggcaagttgcagtgcacggggctgcaaagagtcggacatgactgagtgactaagcacacacatggaAGCTGGAATGCCATCCCTTTTTGTCCCTCATTCCTAAAATACTATATAAACTCATATAAAATTCCTACCCCTTGATTTTCATTCCTCACTCAGTGAAGTGAGGAGAAATTaactgcattttctccattctctctCGAGTTAGAAAAACATCCACATGAAACGTTTATCGATGAAACACCCTGTAACTGAGTATTATCCTCTAacacaacagaaagaaaatatactgACGATTTTTAAACAATTACATAGAGGGCAGTAGATAAAAGCACTCCACAGCGGATGAGGCGCCTCTCTGCTTGATCCGGCTGCATCGCCCTTCCTACGACTCACCTGCCGCAAGGAAGCTGCAAAGGCCTCGTGAGAACTGTTGAGCCGAGTCCTGAACTGGCTGCAAATGCTTTTGGCCAGCTTGGAGGCACTGAGGCTCTCGATGGCTTCCTGGGCCACCTTCCTCTTCCACTCCAGTGTGATGGCAGGTGGGCTCACCCAAGTGATGCGCTGGATGATCTGTCAGGACGGGGTAGTGAGAACACTGAGGGGTGGAGACAGGGACCACTAGAACCCCTTCCTCGCTGGATTACCCATTCAGCAGGCCAGGATCTTAAGACAAGAGCTGTATGAGGTTCAACACCCCTCTCCAATTTCACCTACCACAAAATTGGGGCTCAGTCCAATGGAAAGCATCAAAGAACATTAGGCTTGGAATGCATGTTCATGAATCCTCAATACATTCACAATGTACTGGGGGTGCCTGATAAATCCCTTTCTAAAGTCAGCAAATAATTCAATATAAGAACCAGACTGAATACCAGAAAATACATCATACTCATAGTCTTTGGTAACAAAGCCTGGTTCTGAGAAAACACTTAGGCTGGGGAAAAGAAACATCAAAAAGCCAGAGAAGTAGAGTTTTATGGCTCCATAAAATATCATTTAGATACATCACTTTTAAGAGTTAAAGAGGACACTGTTAGTAATTATTTCAGAACAGGCATAAATCAGAACTTCCCCAGGCAGGAAAATCAGGACAAACGGCCACCTATACTGACAGGTATCAGTTTGTCTAGGACAGATATCCTAGACATTAGTTCCTGCTGGAGCGACCAAGATTCATTTGAGCCAATTAGGGGCTGAAAACTCCTTCCCTAAAAAACCTCTACCTGTTTGATTTGCTCCCATAGCATCCTTGTAACTGAGGACCCTGAGTGAAATGTGACTTCAACATGATAGGCCGCATTTAAGACCTGAAAAAGAAGACACAATACGAAAGTCAATATATATATGCCCTGACTAAAGTGGCTAATTAAAAATGCAACAAATGATATATATTTCAAGAACATGGTCCAGTTTCAAGGTTCCCAAATCTACCCCTCAGTGTATGTGCAGAGTCAAGGCAGGGTGGTCATCTGTTTTGTGGCCAATGGGACCCCTCTACTTCATCTTCATCATCTTGCTCATTGGCTGAACTGCAACCTGACAGTTCACAAGCACCTCCCACAGACAGTGGTCAcgagacaggaaaacaaaattcaaactGGACTGGCAAAAAGATTGAAAGGGAAATTCTTGGCTAACTTGACGCTGGGCTCGTGGGTGGATTCTGTTTCATGTGTTATCTGTGGCCAGCTCTTAACTACCCTCTGAGTACCTGTTTGAGATAATTACTGGTGATGTGAACTGAGACATCCTGAGACTTCTCCAGGCTCTGCAGACACCGTTCCAGGGTTCCAACGAAGCTCTCACGTAGATAATCCACGGAGCTGATCAGCTTGTTAGCCACTGCTTGATTAAGCCGGGAAATGATGAGCTCCTGGATCTGTCGGATGCAGCATTTGATCTCTCTGGTGCCCACTGGTTCTCCATTCTCAGGGACAATGACATCTATGGAGGCACAGCAAAAAGCTAGTTGGTTGTGAGGGGAATGGGCAGGTACACTGAATAAAGCTGGACCCAAGGAGCTAGCATGCTGACGGCTACAAAGCACACATGGCTGACTACCTCTGACTCTCAGCATGAGGGGCCACGCAATCCTCAGCCCTCTGAGGTGTCTACGAGTCCTGAAGGAGCACCTGTGCACAGAATGAACCTGCTGATCTGCCAGCTCTTGCACCACATTTACAGAAGGGGAGGAAGTGTTTTACGTATCTGATCTAATTTAACCCTAACAACAACGTCAGAAGGGTATCACTGGTTACATTTGATAAGTCAGGAAAAAGCCTCAAAAAGAGAATAAACTGGGCAGTGGGAGGGGATGGTAGAGTTAGGGAATAATATACCTAGCATTTGAACGCAAAGCTGATGAATTCCAAAGCCTCTAATCTTTGTAATATTTCACACTTCCTAGCATattaatgagaaaaatacaaGAGTCAAGAATTCAATTCTAATCAATtactagagaaataaaaagtaaaactggaACGCTGTTATTGCCTCAAGGATACACAATGTGtatccttgcattggaagtgcagagtctgaacctctggaccgccagggaagtcctcatgcTGAGGTTCTGAAGCTGGTTCCCAGGAAGATGGTAACATCAATAACAGGGAATTGATAAAGCAGCAGTAAGTGTGGAAATTATGAGTATGAGCTCAGGAATCAGGCCGTCTAGATTCAAGTTCTGCCTCTGCTACTTAGTATCTGTGcgaccttgagcaaattactgAAGCTATCTGAGTCTTGATTCCCTTGTCTAGAAAATGGCAATAAGCGGAATCCACCTATGGAGGCTGTTCTACTATgttaagaactatggatggaagtttgtgacattgtacagaaggcagtgatcaagaccatccccaagaaaaagaaatgcaaaaaggcaaaatggttgtctaaggaggccttacaaatagctgagaagagaagagaagcaaaaggcaaaggagaaaaggaaagatatacccatctgaatgcagagttccaaaaacagcaggagagataagaaagccttcctcagtgatcaatgaaaagaaatgaggaaaacaacagaatgggaaagactagagatttcttcaagaaaatcagagctaccaagggaaactttcatacaaagatgggcacaataaaggacagaaatggtatggacctaacagaagcagaagatattaagaggtggcaagaatacacagaagaactattcaaaaaagatcttcatgacccagataaccataatggtgtgatcactcacctagagccagacatcctggagtgcgaagtcaagtgggccttaggaagcatcactatgaacaaagctagaggagctgatggaattccagttgagctctttcaaatctttaaagatgatgctgttaaagtgctgcactcaatatgccagcaaatttggaaaactcagcagtggccacaggactggaaaaggtccgttttcattccaatcccaaagaaagtcaattgcaaagaatgttcaaactactgcaccattgcactcatctcacatctagcaaagcaatgctcaaaattctgtaagccaggcttcaacagtacatgaactgagaacttccagatgttcaagctggatttaaaaggcagaggaaccagagatctaactgccaacatcctttggatcatagagaaagcaagacaattccagaaaaacagctacttctgctttattgattatgccaaagcctttgactgtgtggatcaaaacaaactgtggaaaattcttcaagagatgggaataccagaccaccttactggctcctgagaaatctgtatacaggtcaagaagcaacagttagaattggacatgaaacaacggaatggtttcaaattggggaaggagtacatcaaggctgtacattgttaccctatttatttaacttatatgcagggtacataatgagaaataccagactggatgaagcacaagctggaatcaagactgccaggaaaaatatcaataacctcagatatgcagatgacaccacccttatgacagaatgtaaagaggaactaaagagcctcttgatgaaagtgaaagaggagagtgaaaaagttggcttaaagctcaacattcaaaaaactaagatcatgacatccagtcccatcacttcatggcaaatagctggggaaacaatggaaacagtgacagactttattttcttgtgctctaaaatcactgcagatggtgactgcagccatgaaattaaaagatgcttactccttggaaaaaagttatgaccaacctagatagtatattcaaaagcagagacattactttgtcggcaaggcctgtctagtcaaagctatggcttttttttagtagtcatgtatgaatgtgagagctggactataaagaaagcttagcatcaaagaattgatgcttttgaactgtggtactggcgaagattcttgagagtcccttggactgcaaggagatccaaccagtcaatcctaaaggaaatcagtcctgaatattcactggaaggactgatgctgaagctgaaactccaatactttgaccacttgatgtgaagagctgactcactggaaatgaccctgatgctgggaaagactgaaggcaggaggagaaggggatgacagaggatgagatggttggatggcatcactgactcaatggacatgagtttgagaaaactccaggagttggtgctggacagggaggcctggtgtgctgtagtccatggggtcaaaaagagttggacatgactgagcaactgaactgaactgagagctaatGTTCATGCAGGAGTCACTATACAAAGTCAGTAGCACCCAGACCTCAGATACCAaaagacacgactaagcaattgGCCCAGTTTTGTTAACAGTTATTCATGAAGGATAGGAATGCCGGAAAAGCAAAAACTGCTCCTTTGGGAAATCCTTCTGAGTTAGGTCTCAGGAGCACCCTGAAAAGAAAACGAGACCATGACACACAAAAAAGACCCAGCAAAGCAGCATGGGCCGTGACAAAGGAGTCAGGGTGAAAGCGTGACTCAGCGACATCCTTCAAGCAGCTCTCCTCCAGTCTTAAGAAGGCAAAGGGATACAAATGAGAACTGGAGACCAAAGAGCAGTATTGGGATGAGTTTATCAAATAGGAAGGAATGACGGCAGATTTTTCCAAGAAGGCCTCTCAGAACAAGAGAGGCCAACCTCACTCAATGATTTCAGGTAGGCTGCTGCTAATGGGCCCCATCGGGGTAGGTTCCTTTGGGCTTCAGAATTGATGTACTCTACGCCAGCTGGAAAGGGTTCGCGGATGCCCCAGTTCCTGCATCCTACCAAGCTCTCTCTAGGACCCACCTTTGAACTCCATGTTGGCGGCATCATCCAGAAGTTCCTCCTTCATGGTGTTAAGAGTCTCAACGATCATGTCCTTCATTTCCTCTTGCTTCCGGTTGGCAATATTCATCAGTGATTCGTACAGCTCATTCTCCTTTCTCCGAGTGTACTCCAGACGTTTGGGCGTGATCTGCAGGTCCCGCTGCATGTCAAAAGCCTGGTTAATGAAGATGTCGAGGCAGCGGCAGTGCACCAGGTTCAGGGCCTTGGCTGCGTCCACCAGGCGAGTCTGCAGCACCTGGTGAGAAAACGCGCTCAAGAGTCTCAGCTTCTCGCTGTGCTCCACCAACATGCTGTGAGCTCTGGCGTCCTGGCCGGGGGCCCCACAGTTACAGTGGCCGCTGCTCAGATAGCCCAGGTCAGTCAGCTGGCGATGAAGCGGCAAcctttcactctccattttttcAGTGGAGGAGTCGATTATCTCCGAGCCCAGCTTTGgcactttgaaaaagaatatggGAAAGGAGAAATACTTTCGGATTTCCTGAAGCTCTTGCTCATCCCTCTCAGAGAGTTCATCTTTGTGGAGTGCATAGGTTATCACAGGCAAGAAATCATTCACCAAGTCACCCAGAACATCCACTGTGGGCCGGAGGCCTTGGCACGGTGCTACCACAATGTCCACTTCCTGGAAGGGGAACGGGGTCATATCAGCACTTCAGGCTCAGAACCAGTCCTTGCCTCCCCAGAGTCCCACATTGAGACCAAAATGCAGATCTGGGCTTCAGTATATGCCCCAATCACTTGTCCCCCTCCTTCCTCGGTTACCAACACTCCCTGGTGCCACCTAAGCAGGCAGGCACTCATCAAGAGACAGTGAAAAAACAAGTAAGTAGAAAGGATGGCAGTCGTTTCAGCCATTTTAGATAAAAAAAGAACCTGGAGTCCCTTTTGTTGCTTTGGAAACTCCCGCTGATTCCCTTTGATGAAGAAAGAACTCAGACTGGGAGTGGATCTGCCTAGAACATTCCTCCCCCTCTTTCTAAACTGACTCATCCTCAACTTTCTAACTCCCATGCATCCTTTAAATCTCAGTGTATACAGTGTCATACCCTTCTGGAGTCTTTCCTAATAAGAAATCCCTATTAGGGGAGTACTCGCTACTTCTCCTTCTCTTAATAGTCAATACacttttatacttaaaatttatttatttatttaaaaacaaggttgtttttttttttttttcccaattagcCTATAAACTCTTCCGAGAGAGGGAACATGTCTATCTTTTTGACTCCTGTAATTTCAGTGCCTGGTATAGAGTAAGTCCTTAATACTGCTGAATCAATCAATCAAGCAGCAAACTAAAGGTTAGATCTGTCAAACATTATCATCCTACCTTAAGAGTTGGCAAACATCCCAAGGTCTCAGCCATCTAGGTCTCAGGAACACCTTTATGCTCATGATCACTTGGCTGGCAGAGACTACAGTCTGCCTACTCAATATCTAACTTCTGCATCATTGGGAAGGCAATGTCTTTTATGGAGGGGCAGCCAATAGTAGGTAGGACAAAAGACACTCTGCAAGCGAGTCCACGCTCTGGCCCTGCCCTTCCTGCCTGGAGCGCAGGTCTGAGGACAGAGCAGCAGTGGCCCTTCTACAGCCCTGGGCAATCCTGAGAGAGGAAGCCAGCCCTGAGGACGAGGAAGCAAAAAGAGACTGGGAGCTTGGATCTCTGATGACTACAGAGCTGCCACACCAGCTTTCAATTGCCTAGCTTTGGACTTATGTAAGGGAAAACTATATTAACCTCTGTCTTGCTTAAGCAAACCCCTATTTTTCTGATTGTTACCTATGTTTGAACCCAATCATCACTGATATACCCAACTCCTAAACAGGTCATTTCCCTAGCTAGTGGTTTCTGCTTATCATTATACTTCTTCACTAAGGATCTCGACTCACTTAAGAGCATACATTTCCATCCATATGGGAATATGGAGGGAAATAAATTTTGCTCCTCTAAACCTCTGAAATTGTCTACTTTGCCTGGCACTCCAGACCTAAGCATTGATCTGGAGACTCATGCCTATATTACCCCTGCAGGCACACCAACTCTGAAGTCTGCAGACTCAAAATCAATCCTTTGCAGaattctaaaatgttttaaagagttTTCCTTTTTGAGCTCCTTCTCTGGACAATGGAGAAGGGCTGGGAAATGCCAGCTTATTGTTTCTTGTactgtgtgtaagtgtgtgtgtgtgtgtgtatgtgtgtgtgtgtgtgtgtgtgcctgtactAAAGGACAGAGAGTGAGAGACAGCAAGCTCTTATTTCCACTAAAGTACAAAGGCCTCACCTTTTTCCTGAACAAAGAATTCATAAATTTTATTCTCAGGTAGGCCACAGAACTTTCATTTGGCTGGCCACTTTGAAATCCCTAAAAGTGCTTTTAGCATCTCATCATTTGTAATTTGAGCAAACACTGTATAAATCTACTTGCTTTCTAGCCAAGCCTAGGCCAAGAAGAAATCTGCTATTCACCTGTGCCTCAAACTGCATGGAATGTTTTCTGATTGGAAGACTAATCTGACACTCACTCTGCTATTCGGAACAAGCCCCCTTTCACTGCCCTGAGTCACAGTGCTGGAGTATGAATCGCTTCACGAGGCACGCTCAAAAAAGAGGGTATGTAAGGACATTTAAGGTCCAAAGTATAGCATGCAATCACTTAAATGCCAACATTCTAATTACATTTAGTAATTACAGACTAGAAGAGAATTTCAAGAAATGAAGTTATAACAAGATAATTATAGGTGAcagtggcttttaaaaattttgttaaatggCTTCTGtcttaaatatatctttttaaagataTGAATCAATCAAACTTATTagagaaatattaagaaaaaaaagtctaaatattCAAACCAAAGTAAGTATTGTTTAGAAAGTTTTCAGGAAGAATTTTGCTGCTTGTTTATTTGAtggattttcttaaaaatttaaagtaaatttcCAGGTTTTTCTCAAAGGACCATGTCACGTGTGCAACAGAACTTGGCAGCCAAAGCTGCCAAGTCCACCTGTAGAACCAATATCCTTTGTAAAGGAGAGCTGACTTTATTTGCTCACAAATGCAAatccatttttgaaaaaaaaaattcagtggattcagtggatagagaagatgtggtgtatatatgtacacacacacacacagtggattcagtggatagagaagatgtggtgtatatatgtacacacacacacacacacacacacacacacacacacaccctacacctccatggtggttcagatggtaaaaaaaatctgtctgcaatgtaggaggacctgggttcaatccatgggaccagcagatcccctggagaagggaatggctacccactccagtattcttgcctggataattacatggacagagaggaatcttgtgggctacagcttatggggtcacagagttggatgactgagcaactaatactttcactataaaatacacacacacacacacacacacacacacacacacaatggactactactcagccataaaaataatgtaatgtgcCCATTTGCAcacggatggacctggagggcacTGTGCCAAGGGAAACGGACACAGAAAGACACACTGCATGATCTCACGCACAAGTGGCATCCAAGAAATAAAACAAGCTAGTGAttataacaaaaaggaaacagacacaaaggcacagacaaaaaactagtggttaccagtgcagACAAGGAAGGAGAGATGGGAAAGACTGGGGTCGGGGATTATGAGGTACAAACTtcagtgtataaaataaataagcttcaGGGAATATAgcccatattttataataactataaatggaatacaacctttaaaaattgtgaactaATACGTTTTCtacctgtaacttatatactACTATACGTCAACTATACATCAAGCTTTAAAAATTCCCCTAAAATGAACTCTGATGGTAGACACTGCCTGGTGCATTGGCACCTAGAAAGAAGGTATGTACTCCTAAATGTATCTTGTACAAACAAAAACGGATAGAAAACAAGTACCGTGCT of Capricornis sumatraensis isolate serow.1 chromosome 14, serow.2, whole genome shotgun sequence contains these proteins:
- the DSTYK gene encoding dual serine/threonine and tyrosine protein kinase isoform X2 is translated as MEGDGVPWGSEPESGPGPGGGGVIRELCRGFGRYRRYLGRLRQNLRDTQKFFRDLRGSQPRGCPSSPAEGGEAARGPAGDVAATGLPAGPLSCISFPPKEEKHLQQMVDCLPCVLILGQDCNVKCQLLNLLLGVQVLPTNKLGGESCKLRRLRFTYGTQTRVSLALPDQYELVPTLAAHQGDWETAPEEDLEAREDSEDAARVLAELEVTMRHALLQEVDIVVAPCQGLRPTVDVLGDLVNDFLPVITYALHKDELSERDEQELQEIRKYFSFPIFFFKVPKLGSEIIDSSTEKMESERLPLHRQLTDLGYLSSGHCNCGAPGQDARAHSMLVEHSEKLRLLSAFSHQVLQTRLVDAAKALNLVHCRCLDIFINQAFDMQRDLQITPKRLEYTRRKENELYESLMNIANRKQEEMKDMIVETLNTMKEELLDDAANMEFKDVIVPENGEPVGTREIKCCIRQIQELIISRLNQAVANKLISSVDYLRESFVGTLERCLQSLEKSQDVSVHITSNYLKQVLNAAYHVEVTFHSGSSVTRMLWEQIKQIIQRITWVSPPAITLEWKRKVAQEAIESLSASKLAKSICSQFRTRLNSSHEAFAASLRQLEAGHSGRLEKTEDLWLKVRKDHAPRLARLSLESRSLQDVLLHRKPKLGQELGRGQYGVVYLCDNWGGHFPCALKSVVPPDEKHWNDLALEFHYMRSLPKHERLVDLHGSVIDYSYGGGSSIAVLLIMERLHRDLYTGLKAGLALETRLQIALDVVEGIRFLHSQGLVHRDVKLKNVLLDKQNRAKITDLGFCKPEAMMSGSIVGTPIHMAPELFTGARPERLPVFDEECWQLMEACWDGDPSQRPLLGIVQPMLQGIMDRLCKLPSERPNRGLDDST
- the DSTYK gene encoding dual serine/threonine and tyrosine protein kinase isoform X1: MEGDGVPWGSEPESGPGPGGGGVIRELCRGFGRYRRYLGRLRQNLRDTQKFFRDLRGSQPRGCPSSPAEGGEAARGPAGDVAATGLPAGPLSCISFPPKEEKHLQQMVDCLPCVLILGQDCNVKCQLLNLLLGVQVLPTNKLGGESCKLRRLRFTYGTQTRVSLALPDQYELVPTLAAHQGDWETAPEEDLEAREDSEDAARVLAELEVTMRHALLQEVDIVVAPCQGLRPTVDVLGDLVNDFLPVITYALHKDELSERDEQELQEIRKYFSFPIFFFKVPKLGSEIIDSSTEKMESERLPLHRQLTDLGYLSSGHCNCGAPGQDARAHSMLVEHSEKLRLLSAFSHQVLQTRLVDAAKALNLVHCRCLDIFINQAFDMQRDLQITPKRLEYTRRKENELYESLMNIANRKQEEMKDMIVETLNTMKEELLDDAANMEFKDVIVPENGEPVGTREIKCCIRQIQELIISRLNQAVANKLISSVDYLRESFVGTLERCLQSLEKSQDVSVHITSNYLKQVLNAAYHVEVTFHSGSSVTRMLWEQIKQIIQRITWVSPPAITLEWKRKVAQEAIESLSASKLAKSICSQFRTRLNSSHEAFAASLRQLEAGHSGRLEKTEDLWLKVRKDHAPRLARLSLESRSLQDVLLHRKPKLGQELGRGQYGVVYLCDNWGGHFPCALKSVVPPDEKHWNDLALEFHYMRSLPKHERLVDLHGSVIDYSYGGGSSIAVLLIMERLHRDLYTGLKAGLALETRLQIALDVVEGIRFLHSQGLVHRDVKLKNVLLDKQNRAKITDLGFCKPEAMMSGSIVGTPIHMAPELFTGKYDNSVDVYAFGILFWYICSGSVKLPEAFERCASKDHLWNNVRRGARPERLPVFDEECWQLMEACWDGDPSQRPLLGIVQPMLQGIMDRLCKLPSERPNRGLDDST